A region of the Methylomagnum ishizawai genome:
ATCACGGCCATTGCGAGCACCGTCACTTCCACGACCTACGGCTGTGGATGGCCGGGAAAAAGGTGGACGTGGCGGCGCTGGACCTGAAAATGGAATCCCGTGAGAATTACCTGAAAGTATTGGCCTATCGGATGGTTTACGACCAAACGAGCCACAAGTATTACGACCTAAAGCACCGGGTTTGGGTGGGTATCGAGCCCTTGAACGCCACCCATTTGGACGTGGTTAAGCATCCGGTCCACACCATACTGCTTAAAAGCCCGGAACTGAATAAGGTCATCAACACCACCTATTTGCCGATGGGGTTGCCGTGGAACCGGAGGGTCGAGGGCGGCGAAGCCTTGCCGACTTCGGCGCGGATGCTGATGGATTCCGGGGTTATGCCGCCACGGGATACCACGTTCATCCCGGACCCGGTGAACGAGGACGCCACCAAGGTTCTCAACCTGTGGACGCCGGGGAAAATCAAACCGGCGAAAGACTTCAGGCCGGACATTGCCGACCGCTGGCTTGCCCACCTGAGATGGATGTACCCGGACCCGGAAGACGCCCAGGCCGTTTTGGACTTCCTGACCTGCGTGGTGGCGTTCCGGGGCACCAAAATCAACTTCGCCCTGCTGATGGTGGCGGAAGTGCAAGGGGTGGGCCGGGATACCTTGCTCACGCCCATCCTGAACATACTCGGGCGCGGCAATTATCAACAGCCCAACGCCCAGGTATTGGCGAACCGCTTCAATGGATACCTGCAAAGCGAACTGATCGTTTGCTCTGAACTGGACGCCGGGGATGGGGATAAGGTCAAGATTTACAACCAACTCAAGGAAGTTATCACTATCCCCCCGGACTATTACGGGTTGGAGGAAAAAGGGCTCCCCGTGGTGAAGGTCAAAAAGACGGCGAACCTGATTATCAATTCTAACGACTCACGGGCTTTGATCCTGGACGCGAACGACCGGCGGGTTGACGTAAGGAAGTGCCCCCGCACCAAGGCGGAAACCCTGGAATATGAAGCCACCGGGGCGTATTCCGCCTTGCACGACGAGTATGATGGAAAAATCAGGGTGAACGGTATCGCCGTTGATAACCCCAAGGAATCCAAGCAGCAATACCACGAGCAGCTTTACGCCTGGTTCCTGCAAAACCCTATCAGCCCCACGTTCAACCCCAAGGGGCGGGCACCAACCAGCAGGGCCAAAGAAGAAATGATCGACCGCAGCGCCAGCCGGGTGGATAGGGAGGTGAGGGAAGCCCTGGACGCCGGGGATGGCCCGTTCCAATACGCCCTGGTGGAATTGAAGGAGGTCGAACACTACCTGCAAGACCAAGGGATTCGCTTTGTGGGCAATCAAGTTCTGTACGCCATGGAGCGGGCCGGGTGCAAGAAGTATCCGAAGAAGGTGAAGACGGACAAAACGGCCAACAAGAGCCGCTGGTTTTGGATAACCCGCGACACCGACGCTTGGTTGAAAAGGCCGGGGGTGGACCTGAAAAACCAGTACAACCGGGAGAGGGAGGAATACGCCGACCCGCTGTTTGACTGAGGACGCGGTAAGGCCGGAACCGGGAAAAGCCACCTGTTCTCACTGTTCCGGCAATTTTCCCGCAGTCTGGTGGGTTGGAACCCCACCCTGAACCCCAGCCCGGAACCCCTCTTAGCCATTCCCTTTTTCAATATAAGCTATTGATTTATAATTGAATTAAGTAGAGTCAATGAAAGTGGGGTGCAGAGGGGTTCCGGGGTGCAGGGCTAAACGCAGTTCGGCGGAGCAACGTTTTCATTTCTCGTCGGCGAGCATCAATGGGGAATAAAGCAAAAAATGGGCTGGAACCCCTGCACCCCGGAACCCCTTCCGGCTTCAATGGCGTTTCGGGCCGACCACGGGGACGACGGTTCAACCATCGTCGGCTGAGGGGGTAGGACGACACTCGGGGTTGGCTCGGTTGAGCCGTGCCGGGTGAATTGGGTTCCGGCGTTGCCAATCGGCCTCACGGTCGGCGACTGGTGGACCGGAGCCGGGTCAAGGCTTCCCCACCGCTTAGCCGCTCGTAGACGCCCATAGCTCCACGATCCGGGGAATCCGGTGGATAGCCCTGTGCCCCTCTCCCAAGCGAACACCTACGGGCGTCTACGGCCCAGCCCAACACGGTAGTTCCCGCATCCGGCATGACTCGGCGTTTGGTGCATATCAATGCTTCGGCTGCCACCATCATCTCCACTGCTCCGAAACTACAGTTGACTTAGATAGCTTTGCGTGATACTTATAGTCATCTTTTGGTTCATTTTAAAAGGGGTATAAATTGAATAAACAGGCTGTGCTATTTGAAGATGACTTCTTTGAAGATGAGATTCAGAGGTGCTTTTTTGAAAATATTAAATTATCCGGCTTTTCCTATGAAGAGGTGGATATTGGAGATATTACCTTCAAGGCTGGGCAGGAGGAGTCTATTCATCGTTGGTACCGGCTAACGCCAAGCTATTCGCCTGAGCTAGTTAGGTTCTTTTTGAAAGAATTTAAATTAAAAGAAAATGATGTGGTATTCGACCCATTCTCGGGGAGGGGCACAACTGCGATTGAGTGCCAAAAGAAGGGGATAGAGTGTATTTCCTTTGAAATCAATCCATTGCTGCAAGCGGTTGGCGAAAAATCATTGCGTTGGTCTAATGACTATGACTTTTCCTTATTTAATAAATATATAACTGAATGTCGGGGGTTGGTTAAAAAGCACCATAATCAAACCCCTGATGAGGTAGCAGCTTCTTTTAGAACGACCATCCCGATCATTCATGACGTCTATCGCTGGTGGAGGCCAAGTGTATTGCGAGATTTGATTATATTTAGGAGTGTTTTATATTTTGAATCTTATCGCAATATTCAGGATTTGCTTTGGGTCGCGATAAATAAAGCCGCCCTTGACTGCGCCAACATACATAGAAATCATCCAACAATTACGTTTGATGATGATCATGGTCGAGAGATTTATGTTGATTATGAAATAGAAAACAATCTGACTGCAATCAGGAATGATTTAATTAGATATTGTGGTCCAAGGCGGGAAACGTCAAAAATAATATGTTGCGATTCTGTCAATATTGATGCTGGCTTTTTGGGTGACCTCCAGATTGACGCGGCAATCACATCGCCACCTTATCCCAATAGATTTAGTTATGTTCATCAGACTCGTCCGCAGTTGCATTTTATGGAATTGCTTAGCGATCGAGGGGCGGCGACTGAAATCGATCTGAAAGCTATTGGCGGCACTTGGGGGCGTGCCACTTCAATTCTCCAAAAAGAGTTGATTATTCCTGACGAAGAGCTAAAACAGCATTTGTGCTATTACGATGAGTTGAGCCGCAAAAGTATTCTTATGTGCAATTATGCAACAAAATACTTTTCCGATATGCGGCTCCATATAAGGGGTATTCGCCCTTATCTCAAACAAGGTTTTCGTGGAGCTTATGTTGTAGGTAACTCTCGGCTCTCGGGAATTGAGATTTTCACCGAGGTCATTCTCGGTAAAATTTTTGAAAGCGAAGGCTTCTCTGTTCAGAAGATAGTTTCTTTCAGAAAGAGAGGCGGAAGAAAGCGGCTTTATGAAACAGCCGTAGTGGTCAGCCGATAGATAGAGCTGTATTTATAGATTCTGAGAAATGATCTCTATGTCTAAACATAAAATCGTGAAGATCAAACCCGGTTATCGCATGGATTAACCTAAACGTATCTGCTCCCTCATACAAATCCCACGAATTCCTTAGACGGGTCACAGGAGACCTTAACGAAGTTTCGCAGAATATTAACATGACAGGGAGTATATTATTTGCTTTTAGTGCCAGCGCCATATCATAATCTGCTTGAATTCGTTTTGAGTCTCCTATTTGATAGCAAGACCTTAACTCAAATCCAACGCCGTCAAAACTACGCCAATCCAAAGGAAAGTTATCTTTATATTTTTCCTTCGGTATAAGCCCATCAGTTGAACGCTCTTGGAATCGATCATTTATTCTGACGTTAACGCTGAAATGTAGGTCATGCTCAGGGATATTAAAAACCTTTATTAGAAGATAAGAAAAAATATTTTCATACATATCCCCTATTTTTCTGTGGAGAGAAGTGATGAGGTTGCCCCCTATTCTAGCCATCACATACTCATCCGTCCCGAGGCCCAAGTGACAGAAAGCTGGATCATTGTTTATCAAGCCAATAAAATCAGCTTTTGAATTAACGCCAGGATAGCTTGCGAACGGATCGAAGCTATGGACTCTGTTTAAGTTTCTCAATGCGATAGAGAGAAGCTCTTGCTCATTTATGCGAGTCGTCATTATTTTTATTTTCTGCGTTATAAAATATTGTGGATGCATTAACTTGAAGGGCGCCGCATATCTTCAAGAAGCTTACAAGCGTTATGTTCCGCTCCCCTCTTTCAACTGAGCCGATGTATGTGCGATGAAGCCCCGACTTACCAGCTAATTCTTCTTGAGACATACCTTTTAAAACCCGAACTGCTTTTAGCTCACTAACTATGTTTTTGTATAAGTTCTCATTCATGGCTATTATTCGGGTATAAAGCACTCGTTATCATCCGCACGAGATGACTATCGGTCTACAGACTATAAGTATCATTTTTCAGTGTTGGTTCTGGAAAACAACAGCTTAGTATCAAGCTTTTGAAAGGACTGCTGGACTGCATCGGGGCAGGGGTGAACATCGACGACCGGAAGTTCACCGAAGGACTACGAGAAGCCGTCAAGATTACCCGCCGGGAAGAAAGCCTGTTCGATGGCGTCGTCGGGCATTGCGCCGTGCTGGCCCGTCTGGAAAGGGAAAGGATCGCCCAACAAGCCCAACGGGTATTGTTCGAGCCGGAAGGCTACCTTCACCCACGGGACTTGATCGCCACCCTCATGAAGCGGATGCGCCGGGAGTGCGAGGCGCAGGGCATCGTCAAATCCGACGAGGAACTACGGTATGCCCTGGATTTGATTTTCGTCAGGTTCCCCGGACTGGTCCGCAGGGCGGCGAGGGAATGCGCGGCCTGCTTTAAGGAACTCCACGACACCGCGCCCCTGCCCGAACGCCTGGAACTCCCATTCGCCACGGCCAAGTCCCGGCTCAACGTCTACGGCGTCATCCCGCCGGATTTGAACCTGGACGAACGAGCCTTCGCCGAACTCCTGGATGCGGACCTGACCGACACCGTGGAATGGTGGCACCGGAACGAGTCCGGCAAGCCCTGGTCCATCGGCCTCGTCCTGCCGAGCGGTAAACAATACTTCCCCGACTTCGTAGTGAAGGTGCGGAAGCGCACACGGGGCAACGGCCTATTGCTGTTGGAAATCAAGGGAAGCCATATTCTCAACGACACGGGAACCCTGGACAAAGCCATTGCCGAGCATAAGCTCTACAAGGCCCCGCTGATGCTGGTCCGGGACCGCGACGGCGGAAGGTTCATGACTGTGAAGCCCAACGACAAGGGCGACAAAAACCAACTCGACCAAGTTTTCTACGTGGAGAACATGGCCCAATACTGACGGTGGGGCGGCGAACCATCTTCCCGCCTCACCCTCCTTCAAGCAAAATGAGGGTAAGCGAGAGGGTGAGAACACCCCGCCAACGAAAAAAGGCCCACCCCCTTGCAGGGATAAGCCTTTGATAAATATGGTGCCCCGAATACGATTCGAACGTACGACCTTCCCCTTAGGAGGGGGACGCTCTATCCTACTGAGCTACCGGGGCCGTGGGAAAAGAGGCGGCTATTCTAGCACCTCAGCCGCCGGATTGCGCCCCCTGGCCGTCTTTCCAAAGCCCATCCCGCCGCGCCCCCGCCGAAAGGAGGAATCCCCATGATCCGGAAGCTCCTCATCGCCAACCGCGGCGAAATCGCCGTCCGCATCATCCGTGCCTGCGCCGAGCTGGACATCCGCTCGGTCGCCATCTATTCCGAGGCCGACCGCTTCGCCCTGCATGTCAAGAAGGCCGACGAAGCCTATTGCATCGGTGCCGAGGAACTGGCCGGATATCTCAATCCCCACCGCATCGTCAACCTCGCCGCCGCCACCGGTTGCGACGCCGTGCATCCCGGCTATGGCTTCCTATCCGAAAACCCGGAACTGGCCCGCGCTTGTGCGGTGCGGGGCTTGGTGTTCGTGGGACCCAACGCCGACACCATCCGCCTCCTGGGCGACAAGACCCAGGCCCGCGCCGCCATGGTCGCGGCGGGCGTGCCGGTGACGCCGGGGAGCGAGGGCAATGTCGAGCGCCTCGAAGCCGCTTTGGAAGAAGCGGCCCGTATTGGCTATCCGGTGATGCTGAAAGCGACTTCCGGCGGCGGCGGGCGCGGCATCCGCCGTTGCGACAGCGCCCACGAACTGGCCCAGAATTACCGGCGGGTGGTTTCCGAGGCCACCCAGGCGTTCGGGCGGGCCGAGGTGTTTTTGGAAAAATGCATCGAGCGGCCCCGCCATATCGAGGTGCAGGTCCTGGGCGACCATTTCGGCAATGTGGTGCATTTGTACGAGCGGGATTGCTCGATCCAGCGCCGTAATCAAAAGCTGATCGAAATCGCCCCCTCGCCGCAGCTTAGGCCCGAACAGCGCGAATTTATCGGCCAACTCGCGGTGCGGGCGGCCAAGGCGGCGGATTACCGCAACGCGGGCACGGTGGAATTCCTGCTGACCGGGACCGGGGAATTCTATTTCATGGAGGTAAATACCCGCATCCAGGTCGAACACACCATCACCGAGGAAATCACCGGCATCGATATCGTCAAGGAGCAAATCCATATCGCCAACCACCAGCCCTTGAGCTTCCGCCAAGAGGACGTGCGCTACCACGGCTATGCCATGCAACTCCGCATCAACGCCGAAGACCCCAAGAACAACTTCCTGCCCAGCTATGGCCGCTTGACCCGTTATTACGCGCCGGGCGGACCGGGCGTCCGCATCGATACCGCGATCTATACCGGCTATGAAATCCCGCCGCATTACGATTCCCTGTGCGCCAAGCTCATCGTGAGCGGGCGCACTTGGGAGGAAACCATCGCCCGCGGGCGGCGGGTGTTGGGCGATATTGCCATCAGCGGGGTACGCACCACCCTGCCGTTCTACCGGGAAATCCTCGACCATCCCGAATTCCGGCGCGGCGTGTTCGATACCGGGTTTTTGCAGGACCATCCCGAGTTGTTGAATTATTCGCTGAAGCGGGGCAGGAGCGAGGCGGCTTTGGCCATCGCGGCGGCGATTGCGGCGCATGTGGGTTTATAGGGGAAAAAGCCATGAGCAAAGTCTTCATCACCGACACCATCCTGCGCGACGCCCACCAGTCGCTCATCGCCACCCGGCTCCGCACCGAGGACATGCTGCCCATCTGCGACAAGCTGGACCGGGTGGGCTACTGGTCGCTGGAAGTCTGGGGCGGGGCGACCTTCGACGCCTGTTTGCGCTTCCTGAAAGAAGACCCCTGGGAACGGCTGCGCCAACTGCGCCGCGCCCTGCCGCACACCCGCTTGCAAATGCTGCTGCGTGGCCAGAATCTCCTGGGCTACCGGCATTATTCCGACGATGTGGTGCGCGAATTCGTGCGGCTCGCGGCCCTGGAAGGCATCGATGTGTTCCGGGTGTTCGACGCGCTCAACGACCTTCGCAACCTCGAAACCGCCATCGCGGCGGTGAAGGAACAAGACAAGCACGCCCAGGCGGCGATTTGCTACACCTTGAGTCCGGTGCATACTGTGGACCTCTATGTCGAGCAGGCCCAAGCCCTGGCCGCGATGGGCGCGGATAGCCTCGCCATCAAGGATATGGCCGGGTTGCTCACGCCCAGCGCCACCGCCGAATTGATCGCCGCCCTGCGCGGGGCGGTCGAAATCCCTTTGCATCTGCACACCCATGCCACCTGCGGCCTGGCCGAGATGTGCGCCCTGAAAGCCGTGGAACACGGCTGCGCCCATATCGACACGGCGATTTCGGCCTTCGCGGGCGGCACCAGCCACGCGCCCACCGAAAGCATGGTCGCGGCCCTGCGCGGCACCCATCACGAAACCGGGCTGGATTTGGAATCGCTCCAGGAGATCGCCGCCTATTTCGCCAAGGTGCGCAAGCAATACCGCCAGTTCGAGAGCGAATTCACCGGGGTCGATACCCGCGTCCAGGTCAACCAGGTGCCGGGCGGGATGATGTCGAACTTGGCGAAGCAATTGGAAGAGCAGGGCGCTTTGCACCGTATCCTGGAAGTATTCGACGAAATCCCCAGGGTGCGGCGCGATTTGGGCTATCCGCCCTTGGTGACGCCGACTTCGCAGATCGTCGGCACCCAGGCGGTGCTGAACGTGGTCACGGGCGAGCGCTACCAATCCATCACCAACGAGGTGAAACGCTATCTGCAAGGCGGTTATGGCAAGCCCCCGGCCCCGGTCGATCCCGATTTGCAGCGGCGGGCCATCGGCCAGGAGCAGGTGATCGACATCCGTCCGGCGGATTTGCTCAAGCCCGAACTCGAAACCCTGGCGCGGGATAGCGGCGACTTCGCCACCAGCCCGACCGATTTGATGATCTACGCCATGTTCCCGGAAGTGGGGAAGACCTTCTTGGTCGAGCGCCGGGAAGGCCGTTTGCAGCCCGAACCCTTGTTGCCGGAAACCGCCGCCGCCGCCGCCACGGTCCAGGGCGAGGTGCCCACCGAGTTCAAGGTGTTCGTGCATGGCGAAGCCTACGATGTCCAGATCACCGGCGCCAATATCAGCGGACAACCCCGGCGGCGCTTCTATATCACCTTGGACGGCGTGCCGCAGGAAGTCGATTTGGAAGTGCTGAGCGGCTACCGGCGCGGGGTCGCGCCCAGCGGCAGGCCGATTCCTGGGAAGCCCGGCGATGTGGTCGCGGCCATGCCCGGCAATATCGTCGATATCCTGGTCCAGGTCGGCGACGCGGTGCGGGCCGGGCAGTGCGTCTTGGTGACGGAGGCCATGAAGATGGAATCGGAAATCCAAGCGCCCA
Encoded here:
- a CDS encoding primase-helicase family protein; amino-acid sequence: MLPPVEGKDLAKFNNLLKGIRDSGFSDPGSKTSIHYFRLPGGVNGGPNGKGHVVTAELWNPQARYTLEELAEAFDAYLSGTKKEAPKIPEKDAYLEALSDLGVVTGNGLNDHGWIDILCPWWEEHSDRAKTGAAYGVGMRFRCHHGHCEHRHFHDLRLWMAGKKVDVAALDLKMESRENYLKVLAYRMVYDQTSHKYYDLKHRVWVGIEPLNATHLDVVKHPVHTILLKSPELNKVINTTYLPMGLPWNRRVEGGEALPTSARMLMDSGVMPPRDTTFIPDPVNEDATKVLNLWTPGKIKPAKDFRPDIADRWLAHLRWMYPDPEDAQAVLDFLTCVVAFRGTKINFALLMVAEVQGVGRDTLLTPILNILGRGNYQQPNAQVLANRFNGYLQSELIVCSELDAGDGDKVKIYNQLKEVITIPPDYYGLEEKGLPVVKVKKTANLIINSNDSRALILDANDRRVDVRKCPRTKAETLEYEATGAYSALHDEYDGKIRVNGIAVDNPKESKQQYHEQLYAWFLQNPISPTFNPKGRAPTSRAKEEMIDRSASRVDREVREALDAGDGPFQYALVELKEVEHYLQDQGIRFVGNQVLYAMERAGCKKYPKKVKTDKTANKSRWFWITRDTDAWLKRPGVDLKNQYNREREEYADPLFD
- a CDS encoding DNA methyltransferase, which codes for MNKQAVLFEDDFFEDEIQRCFFENIKLSGFSYEEVDIGDITFKAGQEESIHRWYRLTPSYSPELVRFFLKEFKLKENDVVFDPFSGRGTTAIECQKKGIECISFEINPLLQAVGEKSLRWSNDYDFSLFNKYITECRGLVKKHHNQTPDEVAASFRTTIPIIHDVYRWWRPSVLRDLIIFRSVLYFESYRNIQDLLWVAINKAALDCANIHRNHPTITFDDDHGREIYVDYEIENNLTAIRNDLIRYCGPRRETSKIICCDSVNIDAGFLGDLQIDAAITSPPYPNRFSYVHQTRPQLHFMELLSDRGAATEIDLKAIGGTWGRATSILQKELIIPDEELKQHLCYYDELSRKSILMCNYATKYFSDMRLHIRGIRPYLKQGFRGAYVVGNSRLSGIEIFTEVILGKIFESEGFSVQKIVSFRKRGGRKRLYETAVVVSR
- a CDS encoding helix-turn-helix domain-containing protein encodes the protein MNENLYKNIVSELKAVRVLKGMSQEELAGKSGLHRTYIGSVERGERNITLVSFLKICGALQVNASTIFYNAENKNNDDSHK
- a CDS encoding acetyl-CoA carboxylase biotin carboxylase subunit, whose product is MIRKLLIANRGEIAVRIIRACAELDIRSVAIYSEADRFALHVKKADEAYCIGAEELAGYLNPHRIVNLAAATGCDAVHPGYGFLSENPELARACAVRGLVFVGPNADTIRLLGDKTQARAAMVAAGVPVTPGSEGNVERLEAALEEAARIGYPVMLKATSGGGGRGIRRCDSAHELAQNYRRVVSEATQAFGRAEVFLEKCIERPRHIEVQVLGDHFGNVVHLYERDCSIQRRNQKLIEIAPSPQLRPEQREFIGQLAVRAAKAADYRNAGTVEFLLTGTGEFYFMEVNTRIQVEHTITEEITGIDIVKEQIHIANHQPLSFRQEDVRYHGYAMQLRINAEDPKNNFLPSYGRLTRYYAPGGPGVRIDTAIYTGYEIPPHYDSLCAKLIVSGRTWEETIARGRRVLGDIAISGVRTTLPFYREILDHPEFRRGVFDTGFLQDHPELLNYSLKRGRSEAALAIAAAIAAHVGL
- the oadA gene encoding sodium-extruding oxaloacetate decarboxylase subunit alpha — protein: MSKVFITDTILRDAHQSLIATRLRTEDMLPICDKLDRVGYWSLEVWGGATFDACLRFLKEDPWERLRQLRRALPHTRLQMLLRGQNLLGYRHYSDDVVREFVRLAALEGIDVFRVFDALNDLRNLETAIAAVKEQDKHAQAAICYTLSPVHTVDLYVEQAQALAAMGADSLAIKDMAGLLTPSATAELIAALRGAVEIPLHLHTHATCGLAEMCALKAVEHGCAHIDTAISAFAGGTSHAPTESMVAALRGTHHETGLDLESLQEIAAYFAKVRKQYRQFESEFTGVDTRVQVNQVPGGMMSNLAKQLEEQGALHRILEVFDEIPRVRRDLGYPPLVTPTSQIVGTQAVLNVVTGERYQSITNEVKRYLQGGYGKPPAPVDPDLQRRAIGQEQVIDIRPADLLKPELETLARDSGDFATSPTDLMIYAMFPEVGKTFLVERREGRLQPEPLLPETAAAAATVQGEVPTEFKVFVHGEAYDVQITGANISGQPRRRFYITLDGVPQEVDLEVLSGYRRGVAPSGRPIPGKPGDVVAAMPGNIVDILVQVGDAVRAGQCVLVTEAMKMESEIQAPIAGTVAAVHAKKGDRVNPNEVLMEIVPDA